GCTGTATTTATACATCTCGTCGCCCCCAAGTGCAAGCTTTTTAACATGTTTCGGCCATTTTCCTTGCACTTATTATACCATAATTCTTGCGATTTGTCTTGCCTTGCTGTATATTTTCTTTTGTTCAGCGGGCATTAAGTAGCAATTGCTCTGCATAAACTGTGAAAACCGGCGTCCGTTTGGGCGCCGGTTTTCTGCATGCTATGAATTCTTTATTTATTCTCTATATGGCTCAATGTAAGCTCGACTATGCTTTCTATATCAACAATATCAACACCGAAAATCGTCGTTTTAAGCTTTCCGCCTATCGGCTTTGTCCATACATCCGGAATCGCGTCGCATCCCTTAAGCATACCTAATATCGACCCTGCAGTGGCGCCGTTGCAGTCAGTGTCAAAGCCTTGCTGAACTGCCAAACACACTGTTTTACCGTAATCGCCTCCGCCGTATAAAAGCGATGAAACCACGATTTCTGCATTTGATATCGTATGACACCAGTCATGCATTTTATAATTGTCATATCGATTTGCAATATCCGTAAATCTTTCGTCGACGCTCATGCCGTTTTCATATGCGCACAATATCTCATTTAATCGAGCGTATAACCTGGATGTCGATGGAATCTGAGACAAACCACACCGTATAACATCCTTAATGTCATCATATACAGCCGCGCCGGCAATTGAAGCCGCCACGAACATCTCGCCATAAATACCGTTTTTAACATGAGATATACTGGCGTCGCGCCAAGCCATATCAGAGGCGTTCTGCGGATCTCCCGGATTAATATAACCGAAATAATCTCCTCTTATCTGCGCTCCTATCCATTCGCGGCATGGATTCTTATAAGATGCGGAATCAGGCGGCATATAGCCGTTTATAAAATTTCGGAAAGCAATGCGTTCCGCCGTACAATATGAATTTCTTGATTGACGTTCGATCCAAAATGCCGCCACATCACGCGGTGAAAAGCTACGTCCCTTTGATTTGATTAGCTCCGAGGCAAGAACGGTATAATTTGTATCATCATCGACAGGAGCCACGTTTATATTGTCGTAAAAGCAATTCGGACGGTTTTTAAAGCCATGTCTTTCATATTCTTCTGGTGAAATATCAGTGGATTTTACGTATCTTTGCATAGGATAATTTCCGGATCTCTTCAGCATTGATATGAGTTCGTCTGTTTTAAAGCCCTCAACGCATTTTCCGGCGAGACAGCCGCATATACGTCCAAGCCATGCTCCTTTAATTTTTCTTCGTAAATCCGTTTTATCGGCAACAGAGGGAATT
This Oscillospiraceae bacterium DNA region includes the following protein-coding sequences:
- a CDS encoding ADP-ribosylglycohydrolase family protein, with product MTSESIFSSLRKSANMTQDQFAETFGVSRQAVQKWESGASLPDIEKMKAIAKRFNITIDTIIYGKNREEHCTERDFIPDFSSLSEWESYQELLDIEYTQCLEEGRDILKYADLMKAVSAMNPSKEKAALSNIIFSLTQQAPVSDEFLYNEPSSLEKIRLLCARDLSQIPSVADKTDLRRKIKGAWLGRICGCLAGKCVEGFKTDELISMLKRSGNYPMQRYVKSTDISPEEYERHGFKNRPNCFYDNINVAPVDDDTNYTVLASELIKSKGRSFSPRDVAAFWIERQSRNSYCTAERIAFRNFINGYMPPDSASYKNPCREWIGAQIRGDYFGYINPGDPQNASDMAWRDASISHVKNGIYGEMFVAASIAGAAVYDDIKDVIRCGLSQIPSTSRLYARLNEILCAYENGMSVDERFTDIANRYDNYKMHDWCHTISNAEIVVSSLLYGGGDYGKTVCLAVQQGFDTDCNGATAGSILGMLKGCDAIPDVWTKPIGGKLKTTIFGVDIVDIESIVELTLSHIENK